The nucleotide sequence GCTGCTATAAAAGTGGCGCGCACCCGGGCCGCTGCCTGCCGGAACTGCGGCTCTTTCAGCAGCCTCCATACAGCATTGCGTACATCGTCCACCCGCATCCGCCTGTAGCGGATCTTAAGACCGCATCCGGCTTTTTCGATCAGCGAGGCCGTATGAAAATGATCGTATGCGATCGGCGTAACCAGCATGGGCAGTCCGTTCATAAACGTATCGTTCACCGTATTAAAGCCGCCGTGGCAGATCACCGCGTCCATATAGGGCATCAGCTCCGATTGCGGCACAAAGCCCTGTACGATAAAATTATCCGGCCATTGCTCAATAACAGAAGGATCTGTGGCAGCAATGATCGTCAGCGGCTCATCACGGAAGGCTTCGATCAGCCGGGTAAAAAATTCCTTGCGTATGTCCACCAGCAAGGTGCCCAGCGATACAAAGACCCTCGGAGTATTGGCCTTTGACAGACGCTCCCAGTCGAACGGACTATGATTGGGCCGGCCCTGTACCGGGCCTACAAACTGCATATGCGATTCAGGCTCTTCAATCCCTGCAAATGCAGCAGAGGTAAAAACAATATTCATCTCGTGGGAGTGAATAAAGATCCCATCCGTTTCAACGCCGACACTGCGTTGCAATTCCTTTATCAGTTGTTGCTGCCACTCAAATATTTTAGGTGCATGAAGGGCGGTATCGCCCATTACATCGGGCGGTACCGGCGTGGTGGTAACACAGGGGATTCCTTTTTTATAAGCGGCAAGAGCGCCCGCAAAAGCAATACAATCATTAACGATCACATCCGGCTTCCACTCATCGATCACCCGTTCCAGTCCCGGCATCATCATTGTTGCGAGGGGGACATATGTTTCTTCCAATGCCAGCTTCATCACTTCCGGACCGGATAGCGAAGGACCATCGTCCTGGCGTTTCAGCAACACTTCAATCGCTCCGCGATGCGGCTCCAGCTCCGCTTCCGGCACTATGAACAGCCCCCCTTCCGGTATATGTGTTTCATGAACCGGCACCATACCCAGCCAGGCTACTTCATGTCCTTTTGCGATCAGTCCGGCACCCACACTGAGCGTTGGACTTAAGTGCCCGAAAAAAGGAGGTACCACAAATAAAAATTTCGACATATTATCTTTTATGCTCCGCTGTCCGCCGGCTGCAATTGCGCCCGGTCCGCAGGAAGATCTTGTTTTGCTGTTACTAATATTTCCAGATAACCGGCAGCTGCAGCTACTCCCCCGGTTGCTTCAAATGAAGTGCGGACAAGGCCTGCCGCTTCCCGGAAGCGCTGCTCCTGCAATATTTCCATTACCGCATCCCGCAGGTGCTGCGCCCTGAACCGGTTGAAATTAAGCCGCAGTCCTGCACCGGTACGCACCACCCTGCCTGCAACATGCGACTGGTCGTAAGCGATCGGTATCACCACCATGGGTAGTCCGTGGCTCAAGGTTTCACAGACGGTATTGTGTCCGCCATGACAAACCACCGCCTGCAAATGCGGGAGCAACTCCAGTTGCGGCACCGTTTTCTGAATGATAAAATTATCCGGTATTGCTTCAAAGAGCGCCGGGTCGGATACCACCACCACCGTAAGTGCCCTGCCACCAAAAGCTTCCAGCACTTTATCAAAGAACAGTTGCTTATGCGTATGATCAAAAGTGGTGCCGATGCTCACCAGTATCCTTGGGTGCGGTGTATTGTGAAAGCGTTCCCAATCAAAGGCCTCAATGGACTTACGGCTCTGTATCACCGGGCCTACGAAACGGAACTGTTCCGGCAATTCCATTTCCCCGAAAAACAACGGTGAAGTAAACACCAGTGTCAGTGCCTCTGAACAATCCAGCGCCTGGTCACCCGGCCAGCCCAGTTCCTGTTGCAGGGCCACGATCTGCTTTTCCTCCCATTCATGTACTTTGGGCAGCTCCTCCATTACTTTTATTGCAGCAGGGGCCGTTACGGAAGTAGCATAAGGTAGTCGCAACTGCCGGGCAGCAACTGCACCGGCAAACAGCTGATGATCCGTAATAACCACATCCGGTGCAAAGCGCAGCAATGCATCCCGGATGCCATCATACATATAGCGGTTTAAAGGGATCAGCACTTCTTCATATAAGAATTTAATGCTGTCGATGCCATAAACATTTTTCCGGGTAATGATATCGAGGTAAGCCTTGCTTTCCTTTTTTTCTGCGTCGCTGCGGTCATAGCCGATCAGCAGCGGGGTTCCGCCCTCCGGCAGTTTGTCCTGCAATGCCGGGTCCAGACTGATCCAGCCCACTTCATGCCCTCTGCCCAGCAATGCGCTGCCGAGACTGAGCGTCGGGTTTACATGTCCGGTAAGCGGGGGTACTATAAAAGCAAATTGTGCCATATTCCGTTTTTCTTAAAATACATTTCCGTCCGGTTCCATCACCGGTACCGCTTCAGTCAAAAAGTGCAGCAGGACCCCGGCCACTGCTTCCGGAGCCTGGAC is from Niabella beijingensis and encodes:
- a CDS encoding glycosyltransferase; its protein translation is MSKFLFVVPPFFGHLSPTLSVGAGLIAKGHEVAWLGMVPVHETHIPEGGLFIVPEAELEPHRGAIEVLLKRQDDGPSLSGPEVMKLALEETYVPLATMMMPGLERVIDEWKPDVIVNDCIAFAGALAAYKKGIPCVTTTPVPPDVMGDTALHAPKIFEWQQQLIKELQRSVGVETDGIFIHSHEMNIVFTSAAFAGIEEPESHMQFVGPVQGRPNHSPFDWERLSKANTPRVFVSLGTLLVDIRKEFFTRLIEAFRDEPLTIIAATDPSVIEQWPDNFIVQGFVPQSELMPYMDAVICHGGFNTVNDTFMNGLPMLVTPIAYDHFHTASLIEKAGCGLKIRYRRMRVDDVRNAVWRLLKEPQFRQAAARVRATFIAAGGSSRAVTLLENFVMETTPNVI
- a CDS encoding glycosyltransferase, which codes for MAQFAFIVPPLTGHVNPTLSLGSALLGRGHEVGWISLDPALQDKLPEGGTPLLIGYDRSDAEKKESKAYLDIITRKNVYGIDSIKFLYEEVLIPLNRYMYDGIRDALLRFAPDVVITDHQLFAGAVAARQLRLPYATSVTAPAAIKVMEELPKVHEWEEKQIVALQQELGWPGDQALDCSEALTLVFTSPLFFGEMELPEQFRFVGPVIQSRKSIEAFDWERFHNTPHPRILVSIGTTFDHTHKQLFFDKVLEAFGGRALTVVVVSDPALFEAIPDNFIIQKTVPQLELLPHLQAVVCHGGHNTVCETLSHGLPMVVIPIAYDQSHVAGRVVRTGAGLRLNFNRFRAQHLRDAVMEILQEQRFREAAGLVRTSFEATGGVAAAAGYLEILVTAKQDLPADRAQLQPADSGA